The following DNA comes from Marinilactibacillus sp. Marseille-P9653.
TGTTTTTAAATCCGACGCTCTTCAACAGATCAATATAAGTTTCTAGTGGGTGTGTCCATTCTCTGTGTACTTCTTCAAATCGTTCGTATGTTTCATTTTCATTTTCAACAAAGAAGGTTAATTGGTGTTCTATAGAATAATCTTGTTCACCTTCGAAACTATCCCAAAGGAAAACAATTTGATTGACTTCATCGTGGTAAGAAAATTGTTTGAATTGTTCTATTTGATAGATAGAGTGAACATCGAATAAAAAGGTTCCCTCTTCAGTCAATTGATTATATACTTCTTGAAAAATTTGTTTCTTTTCTTCTTCAGATTGGATATAACACAAAGCATCACTGTAACAAAGGATACCATCAAACTTTCCTAATTCAGAAAAATCTTTCATATCCATTTCTACCAGCGGATACTGAATGCCTGTATCGATTTGTCTATCATATGCCAGGCTGAGCATGTCTGAAGAAAGGTCTAGTCCTGTAATATCAAATCCGGCTTTTGTCAACTCTGTTGCTAGAATCCCAGTACCGCATCCTAATTCTAGAATATGATCTTGACCAGTCAAATGCTGCCCTGTATACGTAGCCCATTTTGGATACAAGGTGTCGTCCATTAGCTCGTCATAGACCTTTGCAAACCAAT
Coding sequences within:
- a CDS encoding class I SAM-dependent methyltransferase; amino-acid sequence: MKYNWFAKVYDELMDDTLYPKWATYTGQHLTGQDHILELGCGTGILATELTKAGFDITGLDLSSDMLSLAYDRQIDTGIQYPLVEMDMKDFSELGKFDGILCYSDALCYIQSEEEKKQIFQEVYNQLTEEGTFLFDVHSIYQIEQFKQFSYHDEVNQIVFLWDSFEGEQDYSIEHQLTFFVENENETYERFEEVHREWTHPLETYIDLLKSVGFKNIEVTADFGGTVSDTSKRWFFAAKK